A genome region from Triticum aestivum cultivar Chinese Spring chromosome 2B, IWGSC CS RefSeq v2.1, whole genome shotgun sequence includes the following:
- the LOC123040789 gene encoding BTB/POZ and MATH domain-containing protein 2-like, with the protein MSMSAVLSALRNAGRQQLSASTAGVRQATGSHVFRIDTYAQARRTMPKGWKMSSSTFSVGGHDWRVECYPNGDWQEHDGSISLYLNHASHSKTGDAIAEFRFCILNQVDWEEPPWTRFSGVRLFSDTTDRSWGWADFVKHENLDEEKDLYAKDDCLAVLCDVTVTAGMHTDGHTEVATPKPEAVAAATAPHFDLHAELVSNNQKTDVLIEVGGETLAVHRRVLEARSPVFKADLSLASASEGAATVLRVDDMDADVCKALLQFIYNGTPDMNQLETAHTMAERLLVAADRYKLEELKQICEHALRVRIRVSSVGTTLALAERHGCPELREACMQFISFPGNLKALMATDGFEQMKTDCSSALLELVLKQMVRLDL; encoded by the coding sequence ATGTCAATGTCCGCGGTTTTGTCCGCCCTCCGCAACGCCGGCCGGCAGCAGCTCTCCGCTTCGACGGCCGGCGTGAGGCAGGCGACAGGGTCACACGTGTTCCGGATCGACACGTACGCTCAGGCCAGGAGGACGATGCCTAAGGGCTGGAAGATGAGTTCGAGCACGTTCAGCGTCGGCGGCCACGACTGGCGTGTCGAGTGCTATCCGAACGGCGACTGGCAGGAACATGACGGCTCCATCTCTCTCTACCTCAACCACGCCAGCCATAGCAAGACCGGCGACGCCATAGCGGAGTTCCGGTTTTGTATACTCAACCAGGTGGACTGGGAGGAGCCACCGTGGACTAGATTCTCCGGGGTGCGCCTCTTCTCGGACACCACCGATCGGTCCTGGGGCTGGGCCGACTTCGTAAAACATGAGAATCTCGACGAGGAGAAGGATCTCTATGCCAAGGACGACTGCCTCGCCGTCCTGTGCGACGTCACCGTCACAGCTGGGATGCACACCGACGGCCACACCGAGGTTGCCACGCCAAAACCTgaggccgtggcggcggcgacggcaccaCATTTCGACTTACACGCGGAACTCGTCTCGAACAACCAAAAAACGGACGTGCTGATTGAGGTTGGCGGCGAGACGTTGGCGGTCCACCGGCGGGTGCTCGAGGCCCGATCCCCCGTCTTCAAGGCGGATCTCTCGCTCGCCTCGGCCAGCGAGGGAGCCGCCACTGTGCTACGCGTCGACGACATGGACGCCGACGTGTGCAAGGCTCTGCTCCAGTTCATCTACAACGGCACACCGGATATGAACCAGCTAGAGACGGCGCACACGATGGCTGAGCGGCTGCTCGTTGCGGCGGACAGGTATAAGCTGGAGGAGCTGAAGCAGATATGCGAGCATGCGCTACGCGTGCGCATCCGCGTGAGCTCCGTGGGGACAACCCTTGCGCTGGCCGAGCGGCATGGCTGCCCCGAACTGAGGGAAGCATGCATGCAGTTCATATCTTTTCCCGGCAATTTGAAAGCACTCATGGCTACCGATGGTTTTGAGCAGATGAAAACAGATTGCTCCTCTGCTCTGTTGGAGCTCGTCCTGAAGCAGATGGTGCGGCTGGACCTGTAG